From the Primulina tabacum isolate GXHZ01 chromosome 3, ASM2559414v2, whole genome shotgun sequence genome, one window contains:
- the LOC142540241 gene encoding protein ENDOPLASMIC RETICULUM-ARRESTED PEN3, which produces MAEQPTVGTSDRIKLNVGGKLFETTVSTIRSGGPDSLLFALSNRSTNEEIFIDRDPEIFSVLLSLLRSNCLPSTAKHFSNQELIDEALYYGIESQLMSALAPSQLNGIDASLVNTVRPSSEAVVSDFNANDSDGSLWVAHGGQISVYDWNLSHTATVRTHLDYITSVKRVRPEIAAVCSLSGWGLHLYNMANGSRVDSFEWVDPTDVRIYKARVHAIADSEDSIYASYECQHGENCVLRIDKSSMKISSEIGRMMGNSAKNMVPRKLAFLSEMGILVGSSVTSGAFGYSGYIRIWDPRTREVVWETNEPGSGRSSRFGDSFADVAVDYDRLSLFKLCSKSGDLGVADLRKLSDDPWVYLKEKNLSMRNVGGNGSGNFVICCYRKQAFVGREGELEVWSRTVADEDEGTASEESYRRNYVDKAEDSERGIIIKKIEGGGDRLFVTRENVEGIEVWQSSYNSGVVSVI; this is translated from the coding sequence ATGGCAGAGCAACCCACCGTTGGAACCAGCGACCGCATCAAGCTGAACGTGGGCGGCAAGCTCTTCGAGACCACTGTCTCAACCATAAGATCCGGCGGCCCGGACTCTTTGTTATTCGCACTATCGAACCGGTCGACCAACGAAGAGATTTTTATAGACCGTGACCCGGAGATATTTTCGGTCTTACTGTCCCTTCTCCGGTCTAACTGTCTCCCTTCCACTGCCAAACACTTCTCCAACCAGGAGCTAATCGACGAGGCACTTTACTATGGCATCGAGTCTCAACTCATGTCCGCACTCGCACCCAGTCAACTCAACGGCATCGACGCCTCTTTGGTCAACACCGTTAGGCCCTCTTCCGAAGCTGTTGTTTCAGACTTTAACGCCAACGACTCCGATGGATCGCTTTGGGTCGCTCATGGCGGGCAGATATCGGTTTACGATTGGAATCTGAGCCACACCGCTACTGTTCGGACACATCTAGACTACATCACCTCGGTGAAGCGGGTCCGACCCGAGATTGCTGCTGTCTGTTCCTTATCTGGATGGGGTTTACATCTCTACAATATGGCGAACGGCAGCCGAGTCGATTCGTTCGAGTGGGTCGACCCGACCGATGTCAGGATATACAAGGCTCGAGTCCACGCAATTGCTGACTCGGAGGATTCAATCTACGCCTCCTATGAGTGCCAGCACGGAGAGAATTGTGTTCTGAGGATAGATAAATCATCTATGAAAATTTCCTCCGAGATTGGGAGAATGATGGGAAATTCAGCAAAAAACATGGTTCCAAGAAAGCTTGCATTTTTATCAGAGATGGGGATTTTGGTCGGGAGCTCTGTTACCTCAGGCGCATTTGGTTACTCGGGTTATATCAGGATATGGGACCCGAGGACGCGAGAGGTGGTTTGGGAGACAAACGAACCAGGGTCAGGTCGAAGCAGCAGATTTGGTGACTCATTCGCTGATGTGGCTGTAGACTATGATAGGCTGTCACTGTTCAAACTCTGCTCGAAATCCGGTGATCTTGGAGTAGCAGATTTACGCAAATTAAGTGATGATCCATGGGTTTATTTGAAAGAGAAGAACCTGAGTATGCGTAATGTAGGAGGAAATGGTAGTGGAAATTTTGTGATCTGTTGTTATAGGAAGCAAGCTTTTGTAGGGAGAGAGGGGGAGCTGGAGGTGTGGTCAAGAACGGTGGCGGATGAAGATGAAGGAACTGCCAGTGAAGAGTCTTATAGAAGGAATTATGTGGATAAAGCAGAGGACTCCGAAAGAGGGATCATCATAAAGAAAATCGAGGGTGGCGGGGATAGGCTTTTCGTGACTCGAGAAAATGTCGAGGGGATTGAGGTTTGGCAAAGTTCTTACAACTCTGGTGTCGTCTCGGTTATTTGA
- the LOC142538399 gene encoding uncharacterized protein LOC142538399 — protein MCILCVVQKWSRRVATMLPWLVIPLIGLWGLSQLLPPAFRFEITSPRLACLFVLLVTLFWYEVLMPQLSAWRVRRNAFFRERKRLEAIQMHKLRKTATRRCRNCLTPYRDQNPGGGKFMCSYCGHISKRPVLDLPVPSGMGKSGILYDLVGKGGKILNGKTWSGDGLMCGQDWLEDGSLVGAPFSGNSSYWKKNGCGFHCEDDHCLAEKSYSRLFVFICKSVPSFFFTIMWRWRKIFGVSSAADDGSTDAQYTGMLDTRSENEANGLESRGEKARRKAEEKRQAKLEKELMEEEERKQREEVSRLVEEQRRLRDSKLETEKDCGKGSPRAKKIDVKKEAERKRQERKKERDRGSSKSNSDAEELEKRSAKESDRNKNEGDGREQRRNLPESMKSHSTQAGHGFRSATASNQYRLNTGTRYLDRMRGSFLSSSRAFAWRQFFWKECVFIESQPCTAPKKSWQQLFTSSSDISLPSNPNVLSKPNVKCLTEVQSPPYSGQTTEPQSYDNPVTFGLPSPVALHPCPFGSTRHSTDLPIPSPALFSKIGDAPHPFLPEESEIFEDPCYVPDPISLLGPVSESLENFRMDLGIVTDLGLDKPCAVKTIAPPSETTKPSPIESPLSRSRVSEEKRASSLVSPGVPKPNDYSNNVNDSGTWQMWKSSPIVQDGLGLLGGHVNWFVNSEMNEPKKEDINSVPHKTIASLFENDEQVIPGTHSSPDVLFGNYQSGGGKYNDSLPASIDGPWLPKPLYGLDPSGKNHVSVKSKEEATQNTPIHGDYDGSATKFETSTSNSWAKKDWSLQGGAGSLPSNRPANIGGLYSTPDVQSLWSYE, from the exons ATGTGTATACTTTGCGTGGTTCAAAAGTGGTCGCGGAGAGTTGCTACCATGTTGCCATGGCTAGTGATACCTCTCATTGGGTTATGGGGTTTGTCGCAGCTCTTGCCACCTGCTTTCCGTTTTGAGATCACATCGCCCAGGCTTGCTTGTCTGTTCGTGCTGTTAGTAACTTTGTTCTGGTATGAAGTTCTGATGCCTCAGTTGTCAGCATGGCGGGTCAGGAGGAATGCCTTTTTTAGGGAGAGGAAGAGGCTTGAGGCTATCCAAATGCATAAGTTGAGAAAGACAGCCACACGGAGGTGCAGGAATTGTCTTACTCCATACAGGGATCAAAATCCAGGTGGGGGCAAGTTTATGTGCTCTTACTGTGGCCATATTTCCAAGAGGCCAGTTCTGGATCTTCCTGTGCCTTCGGGGATGGGTAAGTCAgggatattatatgatttggttgggaaaggTGGAAAGATACTGAATGGGAAAACTTGGTCAGGTGATGGTTTGATGTGTGGCCAGGACTGGTTGGAGGATGGGAGCTTGGTTGGCGCACCTTTTTCTGGAAATTCGAGTTATTGGAAGAAGAATGGTTGTGGGTTTCATTGCGAGGATGACCATTGTTTGGCAGAGAAGTCTTATTCTCgcctttttgtttttatttgcaaATCGGTTCCATCATTTTTCTTCACTATAATGTGGCGTTGGAGAAAGATTTTCGGGGTTAGTTCTGCTGCGGATGATGGTTCAACTGATGCACAATACACAGGGATGCTGGATACTCGAAGCGAGAATGAAGCGAATGGCCTGGAAAGTAGAGGAGAGAAAGCTCGCAGAAAAGCTGAGGAGAAGAGGCAAGCTAAATTAGAAAAGGAGCTTATGGAAGAGGAGGAAAGAAAACAGAGAGAAGAGGTTTCTAGGTTGGTTGAAGAGCAAAGGAGATTGCGTGATTCAAAACTGGAGACTGAGAAAGACTGTGGAAAAGGGTCCCCTCGGGCAAAGAAAATAGATGTTAAAAAAGAAGCTGAGAGGAAGCGTCAGGAAAGAAAAAAGGAAAGAGATAGAGGATCCAGTAAAAGCAATTCCGATGCGGAGGAGTTGGAAAAGAGATCGGCTAAGGAAAGTGACCGAAACAAGAATGAAGGCGATGGACGGGAACAACGTAGAAATTTACCTGAAAGTATGAAATCTCACAGCACACAAGCAGGGCATGGTTTTAGAAGTGCTACTGCAAGCAATCAATATAGATTGAATACAGGAACAAGATACTTGGATCGCATGAGAGGCAGTTTTTTATCTTCTTCCAGAGCATTCGCCTGGAGGCAGTTTTTTTGGAAAGAGTGC GTGTTTATTGAATCTCAACCATGTACAGCGCCTAAAAAATCATGGCAACAATTATTTACCAGTTCATCTGATATTTCTCTACCCTCTAATCCTAATGTCTTAAGCAAACCAAATGTGAAATGTTTGACAGAAGTTCAGAGCCCGCCTTATTCTGGCCAAACTACTGAACCACAATCATATGACAACCCTGTCACTTTTGGACTACCATCACCAGTCGCTTTACATCCATGCCCTTTTGGATCAACGAGACATAGCACAGATCTTCCAATACCTTCTCCTGCCTTGTTTTCTAAGATAGGTGATGCTCCACATCCATTTTTGCCAGAGGAGTCGGAGATTTTTGAAGATCCTTGTTATGTTCCTGATCCCATATCGTTGCTAGGGCCTGTTTCTGAATCCCTTGAGAATTTTCGGATGGACCTTGGCATTGTGACAGATCTAGGATTGGATAAACCATGTGCTGTGAAGACAATAGCTCCACCATCTGAAACTACCAAGCCATCACCCATTGAGTCCCCTTTGTCACGATCACGAGTTTCTGAGGAAAAGCGTGCTAGTTCTTTGGTTTCCCCTGGAGTTCCAAAGCCTAATGATTACTCAAATAATGTGAATGATAGTGGAACGTGGCAGATGTGGAAAAGCTCTCCTATTGTTCAGGATGGTCTAGGTTTGCTGGGTGGGCATGTCAACTGGTTTGTGAATTCGGAAATGAACGAGCCAAAGAAGGAAGATATCAATTCAGTACCTCATAAGACAATAGCTTCACTATTTGAGAATGATGAACAAGTCATTCCTGGCACTCATTCTTCTCCTGATGTTTTATTTGGCAACTATCAGAGTGGTGGTGGAAAATATAATGATTCTTTGCCTGCTAGCATAGATGGGCCATGGTTACCAAAACCTTTATATGGACTGGATCCAAGTGGGAAGAATCATGTTTCGGTGAAATCTAAGGAAGAAGCTACTCAGAATACTCCCATCCATGGAGATTACGATGGCTCTGCCACTAAATTTGAGACGTCTACAAGTAATTCGTGGGCAAA AAAAGATTGGAGTTTGCAGGGTGGCGCTGGAAGCCTTCCATCAAATAGACCCGCAAACATTGGGGGTCTATATTCCACTCCAGATGTACAATCTCTTTGGTCTTATGAGtga